In Heyndrickxia vini, the sequence TCGACTATAAGTGGAATCAATGACGCGTTTGTCGTGGCAACTGGAATTGCTGCTGTTGCATTAATACTTGCATTCTTTATTAAACGATCAAAACCATCTACAGGTAAATAAATAGAAAAAACCAAAGAAGACCTTTCTTTGGTTTTTTTATTTATTTTTTAAAATTTTAAAAATAATGTTTACAAGACCATTCATTTTGGATATACTTACCTATGTAAGAAAAATTTATTAAAAAGGGAGGTCGACTACTGTGAAAAAATTAGTTGCATTATTTGTTAGCAAAAACTTAATACGTTTAATTCATTCGACCTTGCCGAAATTAGTTGTGCAATAATTTAACTGATATTTTATGCCGCAGGATGAATGAATCCTGCGGCTTTTTGTTGCCATTTATTAGCTATTACCGCAGGAGATCATGTCTTCCTGTGGTTTTTTTATTTAATTAGTATCCCTTTAAAGGAGGTGAAAAGTTATGACATTGAATCTAATATTTATTACTGTAACGATTAAAAAGAGAAATAAAACAATTCAAGAGTGTCTTAATGAAGAAAGAGTTAATAAAATCATTGAACAAAACAAAATGAAGCATATTGAAATTTTTACAAGGGTTCTTTAATTTAAAAAAATATAAATAAGAAGGGAGAGTATGACGATGGTCACTTTTCAAATGACACTGGTCATTTTTCAAATTAAACGATTAAATTCTTTGTGGGTGGAGAAAGATTCCGCCTAGATAAAAATGATTAGGGGTGAATCAGTTGTTTCTGCAAATCATGCTATTAACGATATCATTTCATAAACGGAAAGAAAAAGTTGATCTATAATGGATCAGCTTTTTTTATCATCCACACAGGAATATATTTCCTAATAATTTTCTAAATGGGACAGACACGAACAACTAATGACTTACATAAGCATTAGTTATAGGCACTAGCCTAACGGAGGTGAGAAAAATGTCCGGAATCTTAACAGCTATAGGCTATCTCTTTAAAGAGCTCGTATTTCTTGTGTCTTATGTGAAAAATAATGCTTTTCCACAGCCACTCTCAGCCAGCGAAGAACGGAAATACTTAAAACAAATGGCTGGTGGAGATGAAGAAGCCCGGAACATTTTGATTGAGCACAATCTTCGACTCGTCGCCCATATTGTCAAAAAATTTGAAAATACAGGAGAGGATGTCGAGGATTTAATTTCAATTGGGACGATTGGGCTTATTAAAGCGATTGAAAGTTATTCGGAGGGAAAAGGAACCAAACTAGCCACATATGCCGCAAGATGTATTGAAAACGAAATACTCATGCATTTACGAGCTCTGAAAAAAACAAAAAAAGATGTGTCACTTCACGATCCAATTGGCCAGGACAAAGAAGGAAATGAAATTTCATTAATTGATGTACTAAAATCAGACACAGAAGATGTTTTCGATACGATTCAATTAAGTATGGAATTAGAAAAAGTAAAAGAATATATTGATGTTCTTGATATAAGGGAGAAAGAGGTTATTATCGGCAGATTTGGACTTGATTTACAAAAGGAAAAAACACAACGCGAGATAGCGAAGGAATTAGGTATCTCAAGGAGCTATGTGTCAAGGATCGAAAAAAGGGCATTGATGAAAATGTTTCATGAATTCTATCGTGCTGAAAAGGAAAAGAAGAAGAAACAACAAGAGTGAAGCAAGGCTGCTTTTTCGACAGCCTTGCTTCACTCTTTGTGAATTTAAGAGGGTGACTAATCACCCTTCCATTTCAACGGTGACTTCAGCACTAATAACTAAGGCAACAGCAGTACAAAGGACAAGACCGATAACGACAGCAAACATGTTTTTCACTCCTTCTTAAGTGATCCTTATTTAACTTAAATGTAACATACAAGGTCTTTTTTGGATGAGATAATATTGAACAGATCTTTTCGAATCGATGGCAAAATTGTGAATATTACATTTCGGTTATTGTGTCATTTCAAATATTAGAAAAATTCGGGTTTTTCGTTTATAATAGGAAGGTACGAATATACATACAAGGAGGAAATACTTTGACAACTACGGCATATTCATTAACTTGGGATTTAGATGTTTTCTTTAAGGGTGGAAGTCATTCTGTGGAATTTCAGAGTTTTTTAGATGAAATAAATGATTCTATGAAAGCATTTGAAGCAGAGGTAAAAAAATGGGACGTTTCAAACATATTACAAGAAAAAAATGATTTTCTTAAGCTTTTAAATTCTTTACAAACAAATTCCCAAATGTTGAGGCAAGCAGGGGCTTTTGTTAGCTGTTTGCAAGCTCAAAATATGCAAGATACGAAAGCTAACGAACTTCGAGGAAAGGTTTCGAATTATCTCGCACAACTAAATACCATATTAACGATTTTCGATGATAAATTAAAAACGATTAGTGAAGAAAGTTGGGTTCAGCTTCTTGAGACGGAGGAATTGAAAGATTTACACTTTGTTTTAAATGAGCGCAGAGAAATTGCCAAAGAAATGCTTCCAAAAGAACAAGAAGCGTTAATTAATGCTTTAAGTGTAGATGGGTATCACGGATGGGGCGAAATGTACGATACATTAGTTAGCCAAGTGAAAATACCTTATGAGGAAAATGGTGAGGTTTTCGAACTATCTGTAGGTCAAGCACATAATAAATTTTCACATCCAGATCGAAATGTGCGTGCAAAAATATTTGAAAGCTGGGAGAAAGCATGGGATGAAAAAGCTGAACTTTTTGCCGCTACCTTAAATCATTTAGCTGGTTTCCGTCTTTCCATATACGAAAGCAGGAATTGGGAAGAAGTTTTGAAAGAACCATTAAGCTATAACAGGATGCAGAAAGAAACATTAGAAAGTATGTGGAATGTCATTAGTGACTTTAAAAAGCCACTGACGGAGTATTTAAAAAGAAAGGCAGAGTTATTAGGTGTTCAAAAGCTCAGCTGGTATGATCTTGATGCTCCAATTGGAGATGTAAATAGTCATTTTAGTTATCAAGAAGGAGCAGAATTTATTATTCAGCATTTCAGTGAATTTGGAGACCAATTAGCTGAGTTTACGAAAAAAGCTTTTGAAGATCGCTGGATTGAAGCCGAAGATCGTTCAGGAAAACGCCCTGGTGGTTTTTGTACCTCATTCCCTGTAAGTGGCCAATCAAGAATATTTATGACCTATTCAGGTACGCCTTCCAATGTTTCAACACTTGCACATGAGCTTGGGCATGCATTTCATTCGTATGCATTAAAGAATGTTCATCCTTTAAATAGAAATTACGCAATGAACGTCGCTGAAACAGCATCTACTTTCGCTGAAATGATTGTTTCTGATGCTTCGGTTAAAAACGCTAAGAACGATGCAGAAAAACTAGCACTATTAGAAGATAAAGTTCAGCGAACAGTTGCTTTACTCATGAATATTCATGCCCGTTTCCTATTCGAAACTAAATTTTACGAAGAGCGTAAAAAAGGGATCGTTGGGAAAGACAGACTAAACGAGTTAATGTTAGAAGCGCAAAAAGAGGCATATGGCGATTGTCTTGAGGAATATCATCCATTATTTTGGGCCTCAAAACTTCATTTCTTTATAACTGGGGTCCCTTTTTATAATTTCCCATATACATTTGGCTATTTATTCTCATTAGGTATTTATGCGCAAGCACAAAAAGAAGGAAAGGGATATGAGGAAAAGTATATGGCGTTACTAAGAGATACTGGCTCGATGAAAGTTGAGGATCTCGCAAAGAAACATTTGAATGTTGACCTTTCTAAACGTGATTTTTGGGAAGAAGGAGTACAGCTTTGTATAAAAGATATTGAGGAATTTTTAGAAGCGACAAAAAACTAACAAAAAGCCGGCACTCACTGCCGGCTTTAAATTTGTCATTCTTAAAACTTTTTTAATTTGAATGAAGCAATCATAAAAAGTGCTAAAATAAGAATAATAAATAGGTATAAATGCGATGGAAGGATTGGTAATGCAAGATAACTTAATGTTGCAAGACAGCCTGCCGCTGTAATAGGTAGTCCAGTAAAATATCCATTGCTTTCAGTAATGTTAAAACGTGCTAAACGGAAAGCGCCACAGCCGATATAAAAAACTGTAAAAAATAAACCTGGATAGCCAAATGAATGCAATATTCCTTGATATAATAAAATAGCGGGAGCTACACCAAACGAAACAATATCACTCATGGAGTCTAATTGTTTACCTAAATCGGATTCTATATTTAATTTTCTTGCGATTAAACCATCAAAACGATCGGCAAGTGCTGCAGTAAATATTAAAATAACACTTAAATTTAATTGTCCATTTATGGCAACTAATGTTGCAAATCCACCTAATCCTAAATTTAATAGAGTTAGTAAATTTGCGGTTTGAGATCTTAGTTTTTTAATTGTTTGATCAATTACATTAGAATGAAACATTGTTTTCACCTCCTGTACAAATTAAAGGATTAACATTTTTCTATTTTATTATATAATAATATTTTATTATATAGTGAAAAGACCTTAAAGTTAAGAGGATATTTTAAAAAGTGGAGGAAAAGTTTTGAAAAAATGGATTTATCGTTCCTTGATTGAATTAACAAACCACCAATTTTTGTCAAATCTAATAAAGAATTTTACACAATCGAAAATAAGCAAGCCGTTCATTAAATCATATGCTAAATTGTATCAATTAAATCAAGATGAAATGATGGATGAATTACATACATATTCATCATTACATGATTTATTTACACGAAAATTAAAATTACATGCACGTGAAATTATTAAAGACACAAATGCTGTTACCAGTCCTGTAGACGGAGTAATCGAGGATTTTGGTGCCATAACAGCCAACAAAGAAATGATCGTAAAAGGAAAACCCTATTCTATACAGGAAATGATCGGTGAACATACAAATATTGATAAATATATTGATGGGATTTTTATCATCCTATATCTAAGTCCTAAACATTATCACCGGATACATAGTCCAGTGACAGGAGAACTTATTAAGCAATATGCTTTAGGGACGAAATCTTATCCAGTAAATAGGCTAGGGTTGAAATATGG encodes:
- a CDS encoding YrzI family small protein, which produces MTLNLIFITVTIKKRNKTIQECLNEERVNKIIEQNKMKHIEIFTRVL
- the sigK gene encoding RNA polymerase sporulation sigma factor SigK yields the protein MSGILTAIGYLFKELVFLVSYVKNNAFPQPLSASEERKYLKQMAGGDEEARNILIEHNLRLVAHIVKKFENTGEDVEDLISIGTIGLIKAIESYSEGKGTKLATYAARCIENEILMHLRALKKTKKDVSLHDPIGQDKEGNEISLIDVLKSDTEDVFDTIQLSMELEKVKEYIDVLDIREKEVIIGRFGLDLQKEKTQREIAKELGISRSYVSRIEKRALMKMFHEFYRAEKEKKKKQQE
- a CDS encoding M3 family oligoendopeptidase translates to MTTTAYSLTWDLDVFFKGGSHSVEFQSFLDEINDSMKAFEAEVKKWDVSNILQEKNDFLKLLNSLQTNSQMLRQAGAFVSCLQAQNMQDTKANELRGKVSNYLAQLNTILTIFDDKLKTISEESWVQLLETEELKDLHFVLNERREIAKEMLPKEQEALINALSVDGYHGWGEMYDTLVSQVKIPYEENGEVFELSVGQAHNKFSHPDRNVRAKIFESWEKAWDEKAELFAATLNHLAGFRLSIYESRNWEEVLKEPLSYNRMQKETLESMWNVISDFKKPLTEYLKRKAELLGVQKLSWYDLDAPIGDVNSHFSYQEGAEFIIQHFSEFGDQLAEFTKKAFEDRWIEAEDRSGKRPGGFCTSFPVSGQSRIFMTYSGTPSNVSTLAHELGHAFHSYALKNVHPLNRNYAMNVAETASTFAEMIVSDASVKNAKNDAEKLALLEDKVQRTVALLMNIHARFLFETKFYEERKKGIVGKDRLNELMLEAQKEAYGDCLEEYHPLFWASKLHFFITGVPFYNFPYTFGYLFSLGIYAQAQKEGKGYEEKYMALLRDTGSMKVEDLAKKHLNVDLSKRDFWEEGVQLCIKDIEEFLEATKN
- the pssA gene encoding CDP-diacylglycerol--serine O-phosphatidyltransferase — encoded protein: MFHSNVIDQTIKKLRSQTANLLTLLNLGLGGFATLVAINGQLNLSVILIFTAALADRFDGLIARKLNIESDLGKQLDSMSDIVSFGVAPAILLYQGILHSFGYPGLFFTVFYIGCGAFRLARFNITESNGYFTGLPITAAGCLATLSYLALPILPSHLYLFIILILALFMIASFKLKKF
- a CDS encoding phosphatidylserine decarboxylase, with the translated sequence MKKWIYRSLIELTNHQFLSNLIKNFTQSKISKPFIKSYAKLYQLNQDEMMDELHTYSSLHDLFTRKLKLHAREIIKDTNAVTSPVDGVIEDFGAITANKEMIVKGKPYSIQEMIGEHTNIDKYIDGIFIILYLSPKHYHRIHSPVTGELIKQYALGTKSYPVNRLGLKYGRSPLAKNYRVVSEVEHNKGTVLVVKVGAMFINSVECTALSNTWVKGEEIAYFSFGSTVVLLFEKNTFSLNNEIQTPKDVKMGELLGYLTDK